The Vibrio sp. 16 genome segment ATCGAGTGAAGCGCTCTCGTGATGAAAGCGAGCGTGAGTTTGACTATGCCCAAAGCCTAAAGCGCCCTGACTTAGCGCCTTATGCGTTGCCAATTGAGTGGGTGGAGACCTCAGAAGGCAAGGGGCTTATTTTTCCTTTAATCCGAGATGGTGACGGTAGCTTGTCGATGGCACTCGGAAAGTTGAATGATAAGTCAAAGCTTGCTGAGCTGTTTGATGATTTTGCGGAGTCTATTTTAGCTAATCATCTTTCGGTGACGGATCTGCGTTTGCAAAATCTCGTGCTACAGAAAAACGATGATGGTGAGCGCATTGTTATGATCGATGGTTATGGTTTCACCAATGACTTTTTGAAGAATCTCTATAGAGTCACAAGCGTCATCACCTATATTCAAACCAAGCGTCGGCTTGAGAAATTTAAAAGGAGCTTTATTGATGCTCGATAACAACCAGATTCAGCAGTACATCGCTAAATTTCCTGACTCTTTTCAGCATGGTATGAGTCAGTTTGCTTTGCTGATTAAAATGGTCAGCGGTTTGTTTCGCAACCAAGTGTTGTTCGTTAAAGGAGCGAAAGGGAACCAAGTTTCAATTGGTAAAACCAAGCATCGCTCCCGTATCGTGATCAAGTTTGACAAGCGAGCGAAAGGAAATCGTGTCGTCATTGGCAATAACTTTAATGGCAATGTAAATATTCTCATTAAGGGAAGCAATAGTACGCTTTACATTGGCGACGATGCGGTGATCAAGAAAAGTAAGTTTTCGTTACTTCGTGACAATGCGCTATTTGCGGTTGGGGAA includes the following:
- a CDS encoding YrbL family protein, producing MTSLIDLTDAIVIGKGSERICYQHPNDPNLCIKVRYRVKRSRDESEREFDYAQSLKRPDLAPYALPIEWVETSEGKGLIFPLIRDGDGSLSMALGKLNDKSKLAELFDDFAESILANHLSVTDLRLQNLVLQKNDDGERIVMIDGYGFTNDFLKNLYRVTSVITYIQTKRRLEKFKRSFIDAR